A window of the Cucurbita pepo subsp. pepo cultivar mu-cu-16 chromosome LG01, ASM280686v2, whole genome shotgun sequence genome harbors these coding sequences:
- the LOC111802981 gene encoding sister chromatid cohesion 1 protein 1-like: MFYSHQLLARKAPLGQIWMAATMHAKINRRKLDKLNIIKICEEILNPSVPMALRLSGILMGGVVIVYERKVKILYEDVTRLLVEINEAWKVKTVTEPTVIPKGKSLAKKQAVTRPKKDPRDIGDHESQSINFSRSTSPMRFQQTAFFTLRLDSVDEPYINDKTMEDDPSQNFHQTDAENITLLERLDEYQSNTNTFNRFERFDIEEDEDTQLNFASVDQTQIPVIPRSSPPLDNYLEGPPDAEVQDQHLERNVMQQAYEPKELRQVKKVAIKRKTKWTAASQMDYEQTMVPGYIYQSWLQDVSDLVSRRGRKRKRTGARSSTKVANLMDLPPVVLSGRLFSDGGREVYYPAPLLELWMKSIRNPRDSPSARNSAVLPPEPSLSSQPERVNFPDHMDFPFEDHHSGVGSQSFGASIEKLRTKPVNEDIQAEILLGELRPNFMDNVMRLAERNQVVTPGNSGIGMRPVSSSASEHGVFSYNSETNSARSNKKRPYSSSRHSSGGLEPVDEENQWHHSDPNFKLARLSENDTDLLVETARTQTQVTQPAIKHSPADKITDSIRMQMKAHFDTPGAAPTESLNNLTAGMNCKAAAMLFYHTCVLASSDYLKVDQQVPFGDIFISKGTKM, from the exons ATGTTTTACTCGCATCAGCTACTGGCTCGCAAGGCTCCACTCGGCCAAATCTG GATGGCTGCAACAATGCACGCGAAGATCAATCGGAGAAAGCTCGACAAGTTGAACattatcaaaatttg TGAGGAGATTTTGAATCCTTCAGTTCCAATGGCTCTCAGACTCTCGGGGATTCTCATGG GTGGCGTTGTCATTGTCTATGAACGAAAAGTTAAAATCCTTTACG AGGATGTAACTCGCCTTCTG GTTGAGATAAACGAAGCGTGGAAGGTGAAAACAGTTACAGAGCCCACCGTTATTCCCAAAGGAAAATCTCTGGCCAA GAAGCAGGCAGTCACTCGGCCTAAGAAGGATCCGAGAGACATCGGAGATCATGAATCACAGTCCATTAACTTCTCCCGCAGCACCTCTCCAATGAGGTTTCAACAAACCGCATTTTTTACTTTG CGGCTCGACAGTGTGGATGAACCATATATCAATGACAAAACAATGGAAGATGATCCGTCACAAAACTTCCATCAAA CTGATGCTGAAAATATAACCTTGCTCGAGCGTTTAGATGAGTATCAATCAAATACAAATACGTTCAATCGGTTTGAAAG ATTTGATATCGAAGAAGATGAGGACACACAGCTGAATTTTGCTTCTGTAGATCAAACACAAATTCCAGTTATTCCAAGATCTTCCCCTCCTCTTGACAACTATCTAGAAG GCCCTCCGGATGCTGAAGTCCAGGACCAACATCTTGAACGCAATGTCATGCAGCAAGCCTATGAACCCAAGGAGCTCAGACAG GTGAAGAAGGTGGcaataaaaaggaaaacaaaatggaCAGCAGCCTCTCAGATGGACTATGAACAGACCATGGTTCCTGGATACATATACCAATCTTGGCTTCAAGATGTCTCGGATCTGGTCTctagaagaggaagaaaaagaaag CGGACAGGCGCAAGGTCCTCTACGAAGGTAGCTAATCTGATGGATCTTCCACCGGTGGTGTTAAGTGGTCGCTTATTCTCAGATGGAGGTAGAGAAGTCTATTATCCAGCTCCTCTGCTAGAGTTGTGGATGAAAAGTATCAGGAACCCCCGTGACTCACCTTCTG CGAGGAACTCTGCAGTATTACCCCCTGAGCCATCACTGTCTTCACAGCCAGAGAGAGTAAACTTTCCAGATCATATGGATTTT CCTTTTGAAGATCATCACAGTGGAGTTGGTTCTCAGTCATTTGGAGCTTCAATAGAGAAGCTAAGAACCAAACCAGTCAACGAAGACATTCAAGCCGAGATCCTTCTGGGAGAACTCAGACCCAACTTTATGGACAATGTAATGAGGCTGGCTGAAAGAAATCAGGTGGTTACACCTGGAAATTCTG GAATTGGAATGAGGCCAGTTTCAAGCTCAGCATCTGAACATGGTGTATTCTCATATAATTCAGAGACCAATTCTGCACG TTCCAACAAGAAAAGGCCTTATTCTTCGTCGAGACATAGTAGCGGAGGTCTCGAACCTGTAGATGAGGAAAATCAATGGCATCACTCTGATCCAAATTTCAAGTTAGCGAGGTTGTCTGAAAATGATACAG ATTTATTGGTAGAAACTGCACGGACGCAAACTCAAGTAACTCAACCCGCGATCAAGCATTCTCCTGCTGACAAGATAACTGATTCCATTCGAAt GCAAATGAAAGCACATTTTGATACGCCAGGAGCCGCACCAACAGAATCTTTAAACAACTTGACTGCTGGAATGAACTGCAAAGCAGCAGCCATGCTCTTCTATCATACTTGCG TTCTAGCTTCAAGTGATTATTTAAAAGTCGACCAACAAGTTCCATTTGGAGATATTTTCATCtcgaaaggaacaaaaatgTGA
- the LOC111803090 gene encoding 40S ribosomal protein S4-3-like — MARGLKKHLKRLNAPKHWMLDKLGGAFAPKPSSGPHKSRECLPLILILRNRLKYALTYREVIAILMQRHVLVDGKVRTDKTYPAGFMDVVSIPKTNENFRLLYDTKGRFRLHSIRDEESKFKLCKVRSVQFGQKGIPYLNTYDGRTIRYPDPLIKANDTIKLDLDSNKIADFIKFDVGNVVMVTGGRNRGRVGVIKNREKHKGSFETIHVQDATGHEFATRLCNVFTIGKGTKPWVSLPKGKGIKLSIIEEARKRLANSTAATA; from the exons ATG GCAAGAGGGTTGAAGAAGCATTTGAAGAGGCTCAATGCTCCTAAGCATTGGATGCTCGACAAACTTGGTGGTGCATTT GCCCCCAAACCTTCGTCTGGACCACATAAATCAAGGGAATGTCTCCCATTGATCCTTATCTTGCGAAACCGATTGAAATATGCTCTCACATACCGTGAGGTCATTGCAATATTGATGCAACGGCATGTATTGGTCGATGGGAAGGTTAGGACAGATAAGACCTATCCTGCTGGTTTCATGG atGTTGTGTCGATCCCCAAAACAAATGAGAATTTCCGGCTCCTCTATGACACAAAAGGCCGATTCCGTTTGCACTCAATCAGGGATGAGGAGTCTAAG TTTAAGCTCTGCAAAGTTCGCTCAGTGCAATTTGGGCAGAAGGGAATCCCTTATCTGAACACTTACGACGGACGTACAATCCGTTATCCCGACCCCTTGATCAAGGCAAACGACACCATCAAGCTGGACCTCGACTCAAACAAGATCGCTGATTTCATCAAGTTCGATGTCGGAAATGTTGTGATGGTGACCGGTGGAAGAAATCGTGGACGAGTCGGAGTGATTAAAAACAGGGAGAAGCACAAGGGAAGCTTTGAGACTATTCACGTTCAGGATGCAACTGGGCACGAATTTGCCACTAGGCTGTGCAATGTCTTCACCATCGGGAAGGGGACGAAGCCATGGGTATCCCTTCCGAAGGGCAAGGGTATCAAACTATCCATCATTGAAGAGGCCAGGAAGAGGCTTGCCAACTCAACAGCAGCCACGGCTTAA
- the LOC111803118 gene encoding LOB domain-containing protein 12-like — MGGGSPCASCKLLRRRCAKECIFAPYFPSDDPHKFAIVHKVFGASNVSKMLQELPVQQRGDAVMSLVYEATARVRDPVYGCVGAISYLQNQVSQLQMQLAVAQSEILCFQMQQDHLVFPNCPQIYSDEKPPSLQLPPPSPPRSQCFNFASSPNVIYDTIFGHDIVS; from the coding sequence atggGTGGCGGTTCGCCCTGCGCGTCGTGCAAACTCCTCCGGCGACGGTGCGCAAAAGAGTGCATTTTTGCCCCTTATTTCCCCTCCGATGACCCCCACAAATTTGCTATTGTTCATAAGGTTTTTGGTGCCAGCAATGTCAGCAAAATGTTGCAGGAACTGCCGGTGCAACAAAGAGGCGACGCCGTGATGAGCCTAGTTTATGAGGCAACTGCAAGAGTGCGGGACCCAGTTTATGGTTGTGTAGGGGCAATTTCGTACTTACAAAACCAAGTTTCTCAGCTACAAATGCAATTAGCTGTTGCTCAATCTGAGATACTTTGCTTCCAAATGCAACAAGACCACCTTGTTTTCCCAAATTGCCCTCAGATCTATTCCGACGAGAAACCGCCGTCTCTCCAACTCCCGCCGCCGTCTCCTCCCCGGTCTCAGTGCTTCAACTTTGCTTCCTCTCCCAATGTAATCTATGACACCATTTTTGGACATGACattgtttcttaa
- the LOC111802997 gene encoding multiple inositol polyphosphate phosphatase 1 isoform X2, whose protein sequence is MAVFLLLFLFLFTNSVAEEVSFGIKQHLSTVTRYGASKGVRDSNYAPAPDGCVPIHLNLVARHGTRAPTKKRIRELNNLESQLEMLIREAVENGLSLHKLPSWLKLWKSPWRGKVKGGELIPKGEEELYDLGIRTRKMFPDLFSDDYHPEVYTIKATQVPRASASAVAYGMGLFNGRGSLGSDHHRAFSVISESRASDTMLRFFDCCQRYEDYRKHQEPAVDKLKEPVLDDITKSLSERYNLNFTRQHIASLWFLCKQEASLLDITDQACGLFSPSEVALLEWTDDVEVFILKGYGNSLNYKMGVPLLADIVQSMEQAIKAKEEKQVPGSYEKARLRFAHAETVLPFTCLLGLFLEGPDFRKIQREQPLELPPRPPASRIWKGSAVAPFAGNNMLVLYNCPANSSDQYFVRVLHNEEPIAMPGCDGSDFCSFKDFKEKIVAPHLKHDFNTLCAANLEEPASEAETSTKPRFYL, encoded by the exons ATGGCGgtttttcttctacttttcttgttcttgttcactAATTCTGTAGCCGAAGAAGTATCGTTCGGTATCAAGCAACATCTATCGACCGTCACCAG ATATGGTGCTTCGAAAGGTGTTCGTGATAGTAACTATGCTCCCGCGCCTGATGGTTGTGTTCCAATTCATTTAAATCTTGTG GCCAGGCACGGTACCCGTGCTCCAACCAAAAAACGTATTCGAGAGTTGAACAACTTGGAAAGTCAATTGGAGATGCTTATAAGAGAGGCAGTAGAAAATGGGTTGTCTCTGCATAAACTTCCTTCCTGGTTGAAGTTATGGAAATCTCCTTGGAGAGGAAAAGTGAAGGGTGGAGAATTAATTCCTAAAGGAGAGGAAGAATTGTATGATCTTGGAATCCGAACAAGAAAGATGTTCCCTGACTTGTTCAGCGATGATTATCACCCGGAAGTTTATACCATTAAAGCAACTCAG GTTCCTCGAGCGTCAGCTAGTGCTGTGGCATATGGTATGGGGCTATTTAATGGGCGAGGAAGCCTTGGATCAGATCATCATCGAGCCTTTTCTGTCATCAGCGAGAGCCGTGCCAGTGATACCATGCTTAGGTTTTTTGATTGTTGTCAAAGATACGAG GATTATAGGAAGCATCAGGAACCTGCTGTTGACAAGCTCAAAGAACCTGTACTTGATGATATAACTAAGTCACTCAGTGAACGTTataatctgaattttacacGGCAGCACATTGCATCTCTTTGGTTTCTCTGTAAGCAG GAGGCATCCTTATTGGACATAACGGATCAAGCTTGTGGACTGTTCAGCCCTTCCGAg GTTGCTTTGTTGGAGTGGACGGATGATGTGGAGGTGTTTATATTGAAGGGTTATGGTAATTCATTAAACTATAAAATGGGAGTTCCTTTGttggcagatattgttcaaTCCATGGAGCAAGCTATCAAGGCCAAAGAAG AAAAGCAAGTTCCTGGCAGCTACGAGAAGGCAAGACTTCGTTTTGCTCATGCCGAAACTGTGCTTCCATTCACATGTTTGCTCGGGCTCTTCCTCGAAGGACCTG ATTTCAGAAAAATACAAAGGGAGCAGCCTTTGGAACTTCCTCCACGGCCTCCAGCTAGTAGAATATGGAAGGGGAGCGCTGTTGCACCTTTTGCTGGGAATAACATGCTTGTTCTCTATAACTGCCCTGCTAACTCGTCGGATCAGTACTTCGTGCGAGTTTTGCATAATGAAGAACCCATAGCAATGCCG GGTTGTGATGGTTCGGATTTTTGCTCCTTCAAAGACTTCAAG GAGAAAATTGTAGCTCCTCATCTCAAGCATGATTTCAACACATTGTGCGCTGCAAATCTTGAAGAACCTGCGTCGGAGGCTGAAACGA GCACCAAACCCAGGTTTTACTTGTAG
- the LOC111802997 gene encoding multiple inositol polyphosphate phosphatase 1 isoform X1, with the protein MAVFLLLFLFLFTNSVAEEVSFGIKQHLSTVTRYGASKGVRDSNYAPAPDGCVPIHLNLVARHGTRAPTKKRIRELNNLESQLEMLIREAVENGLSLHKLPSWLKLWKSPWRGKVKGGELIPKGEEELYDLGIRTRKMFPDLFSDDYHPEVYTIKATQVPRASASAVAYGMGLFNGRGSLGSDHHRAFSVISESRASDTMLRFFDCCQRYEDYRKHQEPAVDKLKEPVLDDITKSLSERYNLNFTRQHIASLWFLCKQEASLLDITDQACGLFSPSEVALLEWTDDVEVFILKGYGNSLNYKMGVPLLADIVQSMEQAIKAKEEKQVPGSYEKARLRFAHAETVLPFTCLLGLFLEGPDFRKIQREQPLELPPRPPASRIWKGSAVAPFAGNNMLVLYNCPANSSDQYFVRVLHNEEPIAMPGCDGSDFCSFKDFKEKIVAPHLKHDFNTLCAANLEEPASEAETSKFSLFRWLFGPRNDDKQPRKVEL; encoded by the exons ATGGCGgtttttcttctacttttcttgttcttgttcactAATTCTGTAGCCGAAGAAGTATCGTTCGGTATCAAGCAACATCTATCGACCGTCACCAG ATATGGTGCTTCGAAAGGTGTTCGTGATAGTAACTATGCTCCCGCGCCTGATGGTTGTGTTCCAATTCATTTAAATCTTGTG GCCAGGCACGGTACCCGTGCTCCAACCAAAAAACGTATTCGAGAGTTGAACAACTTGGAAAGTCAATTGGAGATGCTTATAAGAGAGGCAGTAGAAAATGGGTTGTCTCTGCATAAACTTCCTTCCTGGTTGAAGTTATGGAAATCTCCTTGGAGAGGAAAAGTGAAGGGTGGAGAATTAATTCCTAAAGGAGAGGAAGAATTGTATGATCTTGGAATCCGAACAAGAAAGATGTTCCCTGACTTGTTCAGCGATGATTATCACCCGGAAGTTTATACCATTAAAGCAACTCAG GTTCCTCGAGCGTCAGCTAGTGCTGTGGCATATGGTATGGGGCTATTTAATGGGCGAGGAAGCCTTGGATCAGATCATCATCGAGCCTTTTCTGTCATCAGCGAGAGCCGTGCCAGTGATACCATGCTTAGGTTTTTTGATTGTTGTCAAAGATACGAG GATTATAGGAAGCATCAGGAACCTGCTGTTGACAAGCTCAAAGAACCTGTACTTGATGATATAACTAAGTCACTCAGTGAACGTTataatctgaattttacacGGCAGCACATTGCATCTCTTTGGTTTCTCTGTAAGCAG GAGGCATCCTTATTGGACATAACGGATCAAGCTTGTGGACTGTTCAGCCCTTCCGAg GTTGCTTTGTTGGAGTGGACGGATGATGTGGAGGTGTTTATATTGAAGGGTTATGGTAATTCATTAAACTATAAAATGGGAGTTCCTTTGttggcagatattgttcaaTCCATGGAGCAAGCTATCAAGGCCAAAGAAG AAAAGCAAGTTCCTGGCAGCTACGAGAAGGCAAGACTTCGTTTTGCTCATGCCGAAACTGTGCTTCCATTCACATGTTTGCTCGGGCTCTTCCTCGAAGGACCTG ATTTCAGAAAAATACAAAGGGAGCAGCCTTTGGAACTTCCTCCACGGCCTCCAGCTAGTAGAATATGGAAGGGGAGCGCTGTTGCACCTTTTGCTGGGAATAACATGCTTGTTCTCTATAACTGCCCTGCTAACTCGTCGGATCAGTACTTCGTGCGAGTTTTGCATAATGAAGAACCCATAGCAATGCCG GGTTGTGATGGTTCGGATTTTTGCTCCTTCAAAGACTTCAAG GAGAAAATTGTAGCTCCTCATCTCAAGCATGATTTCAACACATTGTGCGCTGCAAATCTTGAAGAACCTGCGTCGGAGGCTGAAACGAGTAAGTTCTCACTGTTCCGTTGGCTCTTCGGGCCACGCAATGACGATAAACAACCCCGAAAAGTTGAATTGTAA
- the LOC111803099 gene encoding uncharacterized protein At5g39865-like: MWSQWLSSPARVQSPAKPNHRHFSCSSFKDIQDLCREDSVYDSPPNTPKKPSIFHRVRLSTSLFRSWSHRLIPDSDHRIVLYYTSLRVVRRTFEDCRAVRSILRCFRVPIDERDLSMDSSFLDELQDAIGQKNLTLPRVFIGGRYIGGAEEIRLMNENGELKRLIHGLPEAVSRSCEICGGIRFVVCEDCDGSHKIYVKRLGFRTCNACNINGLIRCPSCSSIRLRNTGS; this comes from the coding sequence ATGTGGTCTCAATGGCTGAGTTCGCCGGCCAGAGTCCAATCTCCGGCCAAGCCAAATCATCGCCACTTCTCCTGTTCTTCCTTCAAAGACATTCAAGACCTCTGTCGCGAAGATTCTGTTTACGATTCCCCTCCCAACACTCCCAAGAAGCCCTCCATTTTCCACCGCGTCCGTCTCTCCACCTCCCTCTTTCGCTCCTGGTCCCACCGCCTCATCCCTGACTCCGACCACCGGATCGTCCTCTACTACACCTCCCTTCGCGTCGTCCGCCGCACTTTCGAGGACTGCCGCGCCGTTCGATCCATTCTCAGATGCTTCCGCGTCCCGATCGACGAGCGCGATCTCTCCATGGACTCTAGTTTCCTCGACGAGTTGCAGGATGCGATCGGTCAGAAGAATCTTACTCTTCCTAGAGTCTTCATCGGTGGACGATACATTGGCGGAGCCGAGGAAATCAGGCTGATGAATGAGAACGGTGAGTTGAAGAGACTCATCCACGGCCTTCCGGAGGCGGTTTCGAGGTCTTGCGAGATTTGCGGAGGGATTCGATTCGTTGTTTGCGAAGATTGCGATGGAAGCCACAAGATCTACGTCAAGAGGCTCGGATTCAGAACGTGCAATGCTTGCAACATCAACGGCTTGATTCGGTGCCCTTCGTGTTCATCGATTCGGCTGCGAAACACAGGTTCTTAA
- the LOC111803072 gene encoding eukaryotic translation initiation factor 2 subunit alpha homolog → MASHSPNLECRMYEAKYPEVDMAVMIQVKNIADMGAYVSLLEYNNIEGMILFSELSRRRIRSVSSLIRVGRIEPVMVLRVDKEKGYIDLSKRRVSEEDIQACEERYNKSKLVHSIMRHVAETENIDLEDLYIHVGWPLYRKYGHAFEAFKVIVTDPDTVLNSLTREVKEAGPDGQEVTKVVPAMSEDVKDALIKNIRRRMTPQPLKVRADIEMKCFQFDGVLHIKEAMRKAEAAGNDDCPVKIKLVAPPLYVLTTQTLDKEQGITVLEKAITACTEAIEHHKGKLVVKEAPRAVSERDDKLLAEHMAKLRQDNEEISGDEDSEEEEDTGMGEVDVENAGSGITE, encoded by the exons ATGGCTTCCCATTCCCCTAATCTCGAGTGTCGGATGTACGAAGCCAAGTACCCCGAGGTCGACATGGCCGTCATGATCCAGGTCAAGAACATTGCTGACATGGGCGCTTACGTCTCTCTTCTCGAGTACAACAACATCGAGGGTATGATTCTCTTCTCCGAGCTCTCTCGCCGTCGTATTCGTAGTGTCAGCAGCTTAATTAGGGTCGGTCGAATCGAGCCCGTCATGGTCCTCAGGGTCGATAAGGAGAAGGGGTATATTGATTTGAGTAAGAGGAGGGTTTCTGAGGAGGATATTCAGGCATGTGAGGAGAGGTATAACAAGAGCAAGCTTGTTCACTCTATAATGCGCCATGTTGCGGAGACTGAAAATATTGATTTGGAG GACTTGTATATCCATGTTGGCTGGCCTCTATACCGGAAATATGGTCATGCTTTTGAG GCATTCAAGGTTATTGTAACTGATCCTGATACAGTGTTGAATTCTCTCACCCGTGAAGTCAAGGAAGCTGGTCCTGATGGGCAAGAG GTAACTAAGGTAGTTCCCGCAATGTCTGAGGATGTAAAAGATGcgctaataaaaaatattagaagaaGAATGACTCCTCAACCCCTGAAGGTTCGGGCTGATATTGAGATGAAGTGTTTCCAGTTTGACGGTGTTCTTCACATTAAG GAAGCAATGCGGAAAGCTGAGGCCGCTGGGAATGATGATTGTCCTGTTAAGATTAAATTGGTTGCTCCTCCACTCTATGTTCTTACGACCCAGACACTTGACAAG GAGCAAGGAATCACTGTTCTTGAAAAAGCAATCACTGCCTGCACGGAGGCAATCGAGCATCACAAGGGAAAGCTTGTAGTGAAGGAGGCACCTAGAGCG GTGAGTGAAAGAGACGACAAATTACTTGCTGAGCACATGGCGAAGCTACGACAAGACAACGAAGAGATCAGTGGCGATGAGGATAgtgaggaagaggaagacacGGGAATGGGAGAAGTCGATGTTGAAAATGCAGGTTCTGGGATCACTGAGTAA
- the LOC111802932 gene encoding probable methyltransferase PMT23 yields MAVSLQTFIQERKVPFFFTLSVLLFCFLILFFTNSFSLNPLVRTYSALRSPSETPSSSGVYSDSVLSHDLDSSSLAANFTWNLCNGSVAVDFVPCLDNFKAIKALESRKHMEHRERHCPSPSPRCLIPLPSGYKVPVPWPKSRDMIWYDNVPHPKLVEYKKDQHWVVKSGDYLNFPGGGTQFKDGVDRYIDFIQKTLSAIKWGKNIRVILDVGCGVASFGGYLLQKNVLAMSFAPKDEHEAQIQFALERGIPATLSVIGTQRLTFPDNVYDLIHCARCRVHWDADGGKPLLELNRILRPGGYFIWSATPVYRDDERDKDVWNAMVLLTKSMCWKVVKKTSDSSGVGLVIYQKPTTTSCYDKRSENDPPICDEKNKRNNSWYVPLTRCISQLPVDSKGNYYAWPSPWPQRLTSKPLSLSVESNAEEKFLEDTKHWSTVVSDVYRVNVGIDWSSIRNVLDMNAGYGGFAAALIDLPLWVMNVVPIDVPDTLSIIFDRGLIGLYHDWCESLNTYPRTYDLLHSSFLFTVLKRRCDVVDTVVEMDRIVRPGGYVLIQESLEVIKELGPMFRSLHWSVSVYEDEFLVGKKGFWRPSAPHSK; encoded by the exons ATGGCGGTTTCACTCCAAACCTTCATTCAAGAACGCAAAgtccctttcttcttcaccctctCTGTCCTTCTCTTTTGCTttctcattctcttcttcacCAACTCCTTTTCTCTCAACCCTCTCGTTCGTACTTACTCCGCACTTCGATCCCCTTCTGAAACCCCATCTTCTTCTGGGGTTTATTCGGATTCTGTTCTTTCTCACGatcttgattcttcttctttggcgGCGAATTTCACTTGGAACCTCTGTAATGGCTCTGTGGCGGTTGATTTTGTTCCCTGTTTGGATAATTTCAAGGCGATCAAGGCTTTGGAGTCGAGGAAGCATATGGAGCACCGTGAACGGCATTGCCCTAGTCCCAGTCCCCGCTGTTTGATTCCTCTTCCGAGTGGTTATAAGGTGCCGGTTCCCTGGCCCAAGAGTAGGGACATG atttggtATGATAATGTTCCTCATCCGAAGCTTGTTGAATACAAGAAAGATCAACATTGGGTAGTTAAGTCGGGCGATTATCTTAACTTTCCTGGAGGAGGCACACAGTTCAAGGATGGAGTTGATCGCTACATTGACTTCATTCAGAAG ACTTTATCGGCCATTAAGTGGGGGAAGAACATCAGAGTTATTCTAGATGTTGGCTGTGGTGTTGCTAGCTTTGGTGGCTATTTACTGCAGAAGAATGTTCTTGCCATGTCCTTTGCTCCAAAGGATGAACATGAAGCACAGATACAATTTGCTTTAGAACGGGGAATTCCTGCTACTCTTTCAGTCATTGGAACACAGAGGCTGACATTTCCAGACAACGTTTATGATTTGATCCATTGTGCTCGTTGCAGGGTCCATTGGGATGCAGATG GTGGGAAACCATTATTGGAGCTCAATAGGATTCTCAGGCCTGGAGGATACTTCATTTGGTCTGCTACACCGGTTTATCGTGACGATGAACGAGACAAGGATGTCTGGAATG CAATGGTGTTGCTAACGAAGTCGATGTGCTGGAAGGTTGTGAAAAAGACTTCTGATTCATCTGGGGTCGGCCTCGTAATATATCAGAAGCCCACGACAACGTCTTGTTATGACAAACGTAGTGAAAATGATCCTCCCATATGTGATGAAAAGAACAAGAGGAATAATTCTTG GTATGTGCCCCTGACTAGATGTATTTCCCAGCTTCCAGTTGATAGCAAAGGCAACTATTATGCTTGGCCTTCGCCATGGCCGCAGAGACTAACTAGCAAACCGCTTAGCTTGTCTGTTGAATCAAATGCTGAGGAGAAATTCTTGGAGGATACCAAACATTGGTCTACTGTTGTATCAGATGTTTATCGAGTTAATGTCGGCATAGACTGGTCGAGTATCCGAAACGTGCTGGATATGAATGCTGGCTATGGAGG GTTTGCAGCTGCACTAATTGATCTACCACTTTGGGTTATGAATGTTGTCCCCATAGACGTACCGGATActttgtccatcattttcGATAGAGGATTGATCGGTCTCTACCACGACTGGTGCGAGTCCTTAAACACCTACCCTCGAACCTACGACCTTCTACATTCGAGCTTTCTCTTCACAGTTCTTAAGAGAAG ATGCGACGTGGTAGATACGGTCGTGGAGATGGATAGAATAGTGAGGCCAGGCGGATATGTTCTGATTCAGGAAAGCCTGGAGGTAATAAAGGAGCTTGGTCCCATGTTTCGCTCACTTCACTGGTCTGTTTCTGTATATGAAGATGAGTTTCTTGTTGGAAAAAAGGGATTTTGGCGGCCATCAGCCCCTCATTCCAAGTGA
- the LOC111803078 gene encoding ferritin-3, chloroplastic-like, with translation MLLPAPSAFSVVNSRGENVVPLFSSSYSSILKLSPARNGVGLVISASKGGSNTRPLTGVIFEPFEEVKKELSLIPTAPQISLARQKYSDACEAAINEQINVEYNVSYVYHSMFAYFDRDNVALKGLAKFFKESSEEERGHAEKLMEYQNKRGGRVILQSMIKPLSEYDNEQKGDALYAMELALSLEKLTNDKLLHLHKVAEENKDVQLTEFVESEFLGEQVEAIKKISEYVAQLRRVGKGHGVWHFDQMFLHA, from the exons ATGCTTCTTCCAGCTCCTTCCGCTTTCTCTGTCGTTAATTCCCGTGGGGAGAATGTTgttcctttgttttcttcttcttattcttcgATTCTGAAGCTTTCTCCGGCCAGAAATGGTGTTGGATTGGTCATTTCGGCCTCGAAAGGAGGTTCCAACACTCGGCCATTGACGGGGGTGATTTTCGAGCCATTTGAAGAAGTCAAGAAGGAGTTGAGTCTTATTCCTACTGCCCCTCAAATCTCTCTTGCTCGCCAGAAGTATAGCGATGCCTGTGAGGCTGCAATCAACGAGCAAATCAA TGTTGAATACAATGTGTCATATGTATACCATTCCATGTTCGCCTACTTTGATAGAGACAATGTAGCACTCAAGGGATTGGCCAA GTTTTTCAAGGAATCAAGTGAAGAAGAGAGGGGTCATGCTGAGAAATTGATGGAATATCAG AACAAACGAGGTGGAAGAGTAATATTGCAGAGTATGATTAAGCCCTTGTCTGAATATGACAATGAGCAAAAAGGAGATGCCTTATATG CAATGGAGCTTGCTTTGTCCCTTGAGAAGCTAACAAATGATAAACTGCTTCACTTGCACAAG GTAGCTGAAGAGAATAAAGACGTGCAGCTGACCGAGTTTGTCGAAAGCGAGTTTTTGGGAGAACAG GTGGAAGCAATCAAGAAAATCTCAGAGTATGTTGCTCAGCTAAGGAGAGTGGGGAAGGGACACG GAGTTTGGCACTTCGATCAGATGTTCCTTCATGCATGA